The segment TGTATGTAATATAATCAagttagtaatttataatactATCGGGATATGGTCAACAACAGAAGACCATAATAAAGTTAGTAATTTATGAATCTGAAACCTATAAACAATTAATTTGTAGTAAGTTATGGacgtttttgttttttgagaGGTTTCATGAAAAATAAACCCCTTTAAAGTTTGACCAAGACATTATAAATAAGTTATCAACATAATTGTCATCATATACAATCTCATATCCGGTTCCAGCAAACAGTCATACGAGTTACTAAAGATGAGTCATCCACCACCGTATACCTTGGTTCTAAGCGACAAGAAGAAACCAGCTTGCTCATCTCCCAAACGAACTCTCACCATTAAGATCAAGAGGCCCAACACCCAGCAAACAACAATCAGAATATCAATAGCACTGAGGACATCAAGTAATGGCCACCTAGACGACGGTACAATCAGCGATATGGAGTATATGCTTCAGTATCATGAAATCAACTTTGACTCGGTGATATAAATTATAGATGAGACTACTAACTATGTCGCTGGAGTTATTCCAACACTCGACGATGTCACAGGTACAGATCTAGATGTAATTGTTAAGATTACTGACTTCAACCCACAAGCTTGGAGTAGAATTGGTCTCGACGTCTATACAATCGACCTGCGAAACAACATAAGAGATTCCATCCCCAGCGAAGAGAATGACATCTGCGCAATTTGCCACAACGAGCTTGGTGCAAGTGGAGATTTGAACACCTTGGTATGCAACCATTCGTATCATCACGAGTTCATCTTATGCATGATCAAGATGAACTTAACCTGCCCAGTATGCAGAACAACGCTTGCTTAGCATTTAAGAAATCCTCTATCCCATCTTATGCAGATTTCAACtttacttttataaaaaataataataataagttcTCTCCATATGGAACTAATATTCCGTTTTAcctaatatttttatgcttattatattattaaaattatattaagaatgCCATTTTGAGTAAAACTCTTTGTTtccctttatttataactttgcatctatattattattttttatatcatGAAAGTGGTATTTAGCATTTCTATGGTATCAATTTAATTAGCAATGTGattccataaataatattttcgatCCTTCCGCGTAGGGTCCCAATATTTATGAAAAACTATTTTCCCCAAGACAagacttttttattttgattggaTAGGAAAAAGACATCTGCATTAGAGCATCTATAAGcacattataaattattattttgtgatatagtaaaaatatgtttattctatatataggaaaatttaattgtttttattctttaatataattttcactctaaaatatagTACGATTGGAGTAGTAtccattttatttataataactcTGTTatgataacaaaataaatagagtGAATCGTTAAATATGGTATTAGtgaacatattataaaatatctaaatgctaataaaaaaatcaaagaatcaCACAAATAAAAAAGCCAATCCATTGgaatatttttactatattgATAACActcatttaatatttttcaaatgctTAACCAGTCCAAGATATCAAAAATAGAACCATAGTTAAGTATTTAATTGAGGagagaccaaaaaaaaaactacttataCCATTGATTGACATATCCAACGGTTGAGGTTAATAGTTGAGACTACGTAATCTCACCATCAGCTCTCATAGGTCGAAATTTTTGGAAGTAGCCTAAAATTTTTACTAGCCTTAATTTTCTCTCTTTCCTCAAAACACAACAAGTCTCTCTCATAAGTCGTTACCTATCTCAAGCCCACGGAATCTCAAAGCCTCCACCATGCTAATCAAATCTGTCTCCACCCACCACAATCTAGATTACATCGTCATCTTACACAGGTTAGCGACATCTAGACGTTGATCTGGACAAATTTTGCGAATACACCATAAGCCTCATAGATCCAAAAAGATACGAAGCCTTATGATAGACTTTAGGTTTGTTAGTTTTGATTTGTAGAGATAGTCCAGTTTCGATTTGTAGAGATAGTCTTGACATTACTTACGCCTGCtacttttttgtttataatctGATTCTGATCGTAATAAGTAGCCGCGGAACAAGAAGAAACAAAGCTCTGTTTTCAAATGTCATCTTCTCTGTCTATTTTGCTGAATTGATATCTTTGTGTTTCAATTTTTGATAATAATATCATAATGGCCAAAACCGTTTTACTTCCTTATCTACCAATAGTCTCGGTTTGTAGAGATAGTCAAATCTCTAACTTTGGTTAACTTTTCCAGCTAGCAACTCTAATGGAAGCAAAAAAGCAGTCAAAGAGCTCACCCAGCCACAACAACATTCACAACAATCAGAGGTCAACACAGCTCAGCCAGCCTCATCAATAAGCACCCAAGAAAGCTCAACATCAGGAGTAACTAATGTATACAAGCTGACCACAGCCGAGCGCAAACGCTATCAATTGGTACGCATTGAGGATCGGCCAGAAGACATCGACCCAGATTACCTGCATTATATGAGGGCAATAGGGGCGTTCGACTCAGTTCAACCACAGCCAGCTCGAGGAAAGAGTCGTGGTCGTAAGGGTCGACGCTAAAACATCTATCTAATATTCCTAATGCTGTGATGTTTGTATTACAAGCTTCACAAATGTGTTATTTGCTTTATATGCTATATTTGCTTCGTatgttttattttgattatCAATGTTCTGTTTGCTTCATAACAATATTGTTCTTTTCCTATGTATGAGATTTGTGTGTCCCTCTAATGCAAATTAAAActctaattttatatttcataaaaatCTCTAATTTTTGCAATTTGGAATCACAAATCAAACAATTTTTCAGCAAATCAACCAACAAATTTTTGATTATCCAATATGCTgcatatataaaagtataaaacaatttatgtGTTAATGATAATGCAGGGAGACCATTATAATTCTCAGATCAAATACGAACCAATAAAACCAATATATACCAAGTTCGAAGACCAGCATCTATATTAATATTTCATGCAGTATCATACTAATATGAATTCACTATTATAAACaatacgataaaaaaaaaatagacccATGAACACGACTTTGCTTATACTAACACATGCATATATGTATAATAACAAATGTAATCTTCTAAGATTGGCATCCAAATAAGAAATATATTCGTAATATGTCGTTTTGGGCAACTTGCTCCAATTGAGCATATGAATAACCCTTGCTTGCTAGCCAATAGATGCACACGTTTTCTTTACGAAGAATGTCTCCGCAGTCTCTCTCAACCACAGCGCCACCCTTCAGTTACAACCTTCACAGAAGCAAGTTTGTGTTGAATTAATATTTGTGCTCAAGCTATAAGTTTGCTTCTGTTGTTAGTGCTTTGTTCGGAGCATAACGTTTTCACGATGTAGAAAACCGTTAGGAGTTAGCTTTTGGCCCAGAATTCTTATAGTTCATATAAATTTCACACTATATGCTCTCTTTGCATCCGATTTATTGTAGTGTTATTATTTCTCATCAGAAGGCATTGCTATTAAACATCAAAGAACCTAACTTTATTAGCTAAAATCAATTGTGGTGAACTATTAATCTAATGTATTTGCTCATATTTTACCAGAGAACAGTTTTTGACAATGTCACCAAAATTGGTTCGTATATTTCGTATGTGGCgtatttttaatcacaaaaggAATAACCAGTATCTTGGGACATCTTTCCTTTGTATTGACATCAAGGTATGTGATACTTTTACTATTTCCATTATAAATAAACCACTAAacaaatgtttatatattttatgatatgaAAATAGGGAAACACTTATGAATGGAAGCTAGATAAAACACTTCCAGAGGCAACAACTCAGATCGTGCAAGAGGGCGAGATATACCAAATTCAATATTTGTCCCTCCTACCAAACACCCAACGATACAATCTCACCACTCAACAATACATTATCCTCATCATCAGGTCAACATCGATAGAAATAATGGAAGAGAAAATCCCGATGATGCCTCACAACACATTCCTTACTCTCCGATACAGGCTATTGATCAACATCGCCACTGCTTCCAATTACTTACCAGGTAAGCAActacatattttaaaacatgtctttacaaaatataattttccagCCAGTAAAAATATTATGCCAGATGTGGTTGGGCAAGTAAAATTGATTCAAGGAACCGATCTCCAGAATCCGAGGGTAGCGTCAAAGGTTGTAGTTGGTCTACTGCTGAACAGTTACCGAGCATCTACCTCCTTTTATACAAATCATGTTAACTCCACTCCTTTGTTTCCAATTTTGGTTCAGCGCCACTTCATATATACTTGCATGTTTCATGCAGTTCCAGAATAGTCCGCTTGGTAATAACGGACAATGCTTCTGCTTTGTTTAGAGACATGCATATCAAGTCAGTAATGAGATACAAAGTTCTACTCATCACAAGCGTCAATGCCAGAGTGATAAAAGGTAATGATTAGTATCTATTTTAGggatatatttgtatattgtcTGCTTATAAGAATGCCTATAGCAATTGATAAGGATATATGATAGATGAATTACTCCAAATACTATAACTCACATAACTTAGTTCACATCGTTAACCTTATTTACCTTACATGACTACAGGGAAATTGACTCTCGCCACAACCACTGCTACTCGCTTTTACTGTGATAGCTCCATCGATCCCATCCAGCACTTCATCCGGAAATATGAAGTTGACAATCACTCTTGAAGTGGTCATATAGGCTTTCATCTGAAGTCTAAAACAATTATTCATTTTCCCTGGCTTTCAACAATATTCCTCTTTCTAATAGCAAGATTAGTGTGTTTGCTACCTCGCTTGGTTAAGTAGCAACCAATTCCAAAATTATGCAAATTTTCATTGATTGATATAGGTACATAAGGCAGATTCACCAAGAAATCTAAAAGGTAGTTACATCAACTAATATTGAAGATATAGTCATTATAAAATATGGAAATTAGATGAATTATTTgaccaaaaataaattattataaaatatatgttttcttaaaaatatctaAGATATTAAAAACTATAACACTAAACGATTAAGTATCTTAACTCTTTCTTTAGGCCAAACAGAGGTATTTGccgaaaacaaaaattatgttaATATGAGGATTCGAACCCTAGACAGAGATCATATATATACGAAGGCTCCTCTTCCACTGGACTAAAGACACACTTTGCAAAATATggcaaacatattaaaaataataatcatccGGAAGACCCGGTAATTTGACAATCACGTCAGTTCAGAAATACTTAAttgtttcttcttccttttagCGAGGGAAAACAGACTCCTCCTCTTCCATCTCTCACCCGCTTCCAATCGATTCTCACCGCCATGGCTGACCAAATTTCTTCTGCTCGAACTAGGATTCAGAGGTTTAGCGAGATTGATAACGCAAATGGAGAATGCTATCACTTTCGATCGCGAGTCCCGTTCAAGTCGTTTGATGAATGTTTACAAGAAAATCGATCGATATTCTCCGGGACCGTTCCGCCTATCGAAGGTTACTCTCGGCGTCATCACAGCCACGAAACTGAAATCGGGTATCAATCTCTTTGTCTCCGAGGTTTTGTGGTTCAAGCTTCTTTAGATCCTAGAAATCGTCTTTTAGAGGATGCTTTTAAGGTTATCGATAACATAGGGTGGTGTTACACGGTGTTGCATGTGAACCCTTTCTGTCCTAGAGTTGTGAGAGAGTTTATCTCTAACACACCATTCTATGAGGATGGAGCTCTTATTAGGGGATATGTGTACCGTTTCTCTCCCGCGGTAATCAACCAATTGATGATAACACCGCCCGTCAAACATTCTTTTCCGTGGAAAGACGTTGTGCTGAAGCAGGCAATCACACATCTCACTGGAGGCGAATGCTCTGGATGGAAGGGATTCAATCTAAATGCTCTGCTCAACCCCTTCCAAGCCCTGTACCGTGTGTGTGAGCGTAACTGGCTTCCAGGTCCGGACACTGATCTGATGATTAGAAAGCGTCTCCGCCTCCTGTATGCTGTTGCCAAGCGTAAAGAAATCGACTTTGGCCAGCTTGTGTACGAACAAGTGATCAACATGGCCCGCGTTACAGATTTGGATACAAGTCTGATATTTCCAAACCTCATCTATCAGCTCTTCGTGCTTCAAAGAGAAGTTCCTCTGTTGCCGAGAGACGAAGAATCTATAGGAAGAGGTCTGCCCATCTATGACTCAGAAAGTGAAGGGAGTGAAGGAAGTGGTCCAAGGGGACGTAGAAGGCTATGTTAGTGTAATAGCCAAttactttttttgttaagtCCATCGTTCTCTTATTAATGTAGCTAACGTATGACCATTTTGCTAAGTAACTTGCGTATGAAACTTATTCTACAGGTTGTAAACTCAATGGCAATATGTTTTTGGTTTGATATCATTGCCTAATGTTAATGTTGAAAATACAGAAAATACTCTGTTTTATTCGTACAGAGAATCATTCTTTCAAATAGTTATACTAAGTGTCTTAAGTAGGTGCATTTTTATCCTATAAGATAGGTTTTGTTTAGGTCTGGTTGCGCTTTGAAAGTATTGGATTATAAAAGTTGGAAGTTGAATTTCCTCTGTTCTctgaatcaaaaaaatttaaatcttaGCTCACATTGTGTTGGTCCATATAATTCGCAAATATAAACTTGACTAAACGACCAAAGCATGAACGCCAAAGAAACACAacataaaaacttaaaaaaggcTAACAGATCTCTCCTGTACTAACACGATGCATCTAAATAAAAGTAGCACCATAGCCAAATATAAACTCTCAATGGAAGAAAACAGAAATAATTCATTATTgagaattcaaaattttttttatcgcATATAGGATAAAATTTACCATTGACTACGTCGctatgattattttttaaaaaacataactaCCAAAgatctttttaatataaatgattattAATTGATCATATATTTACGGCAAATCTTCATGAGAAAGgaatgttaaatattttttttttgatccaaCATTTACAACTTCGACTAAATCATTCCAAATACTATAGTAATCTTTAAATCAAGACTCTCTAAAACCGTAATTGCTCCCCCACAAGTCTAACAACGTTCTCTATCATCTTTGCAAGTTTATCTTTCATACAAACCGTATTCTTTGAAACGAGCCTCCTCAAAACCTATCTTTTTCTTGAATAATCCAGCAACGTTCTCTATCTTCTTTGCCGGACAATCCTCAATAAACAATGTAAGTTAGCAAATTATTGTAACTCAACATATTAAGAAGATAATACAATTACCTGATTGATAACAGGTTGGATTAGAGGATCATCGGATTCATCAGGAATGGATATCCCACCCTCTGGACAAGTCATATAACCCGctagtaaatatataatctaaccttctttctcgacgaTACACAATTCAAATAGTTAGGATCTGATCGGTTCGGTTAATGATTCCATTAATACAGCATATAAACTTCTATACGCTTTCTCTACTTCCAATTTAGGCTCTCCTCTATTTTGTGGTTATCTTCCGTATACATTTGATAAGTTTTAttcaaaaacatataattatacTTCGTCTTCTAAAATAATCGAAACAATGAATCACATGAACATTTGAATTTGTATTGTATAAGTTCACATATTAAATCATCTTAAGACGCTCTAtagatatgttttatttttcttaaataagttaatactaggttaagatccgcgccttgcgcggaatgaacattaaatatataaattattttatatattatatatttataacatattatgaaataataaatatatgtttataacatattatgaaataataaatatatattgaataaaaaatcattatctactacttatataattaaattggtgcgaacatataaataaattttataaatcgaaaaaatattttttctatttgatatgatatataattaaatttaaatgatagtaacatatatagtatattttaatattaatatttattagatgatgctttttgttcatatttttttttatcatttgtatctgttttagcaaaaagtctaaattagtgataacaaaattttcaatgtggaattaatggtttaaataatttataatatttaaaaaaattaagttgtcaatatttttttcaaattttttatcaaaaaaatgttcaaagtaaatttcaaaattaagatatttatgtatttttatatggcatatagtttaatttaaaatgatacatatatttacatatcttttatttttgatacttattaaatgagactttcaatttatattattttttaattatttgtatcatgtcataacaaaagttttaaatcatagatcacaaaatttgaatgtgaaatttttaacagtttagtaatttatactcatttttaaaattcaaaatataatatataaataatttttttagtttttattatatggttactatgattgtttaatttattttaatagcttgaaattaaacaaatataattataatacacacttatttttatcaaatctttattattcaaaatcattaattgtcatatatactttagccacattaggcaattctgtaatcttatttaaggaaataatgaagtacattaataatgtatttattgtggtttaataaaaagcttattatatatttagatggactaacctatttctctaaagattctaagaatcatt is part of the Brassica rapa cultivar Chiifu-401-42 chromosome A09, CAAS_Brap_v3.01, whole genome shotgun sequence genome and harbors:
- the LOC103833959 gene encoding uncharacterized protein LOC103833959 isoform X2 codes for the protein MADQISSARTRIQRFSEIDNANGECYHFRSRVPFKSFDECLQENRSIFSGTVPPIEGYSRRHHSHETEIGYQSLCLRGFVVQASLDPRNRLLEDAFKVIDNIGWCYTVLHVNPFCPRVVREFISNTPFYEDGALIRGYVYRFSPAVINQLMITPPVKHSFPWKDVVLKQAITHLTGGECSGWKGFNLNALLNPFQALYRVCERNWLPGPDTDLMIRKRLRLLYAVAKRKEIDFGQLVYEQVINMARVTDLDTSLIFPNLIYQLFVLQREVPLLPRDEESIGRGLPIYDSESEGSEGSGPRGRRRLC